GTAGAAGAAACTGAAACTTTTTTAGAGCCTACAAGCGAGTTAATTGTAGAAGATTTACCCACATTTGGATAACCTACTAGACCAATCTGAATAATTGATTCTTGACCTGGTAAAGGTGTAGTTAATGATTCCTTAGGAGCTTTTGATAAAAACAAATCTTCTAGTTGATCAATActcaatattttaatcttttctaAGATCTCACTGTCCAAATTCTTTTCATTAGcttcatcaatttcttcttcaacttCTAAAATTTGGCCAGGTTTATATTCTTCACCAGCTTCCTTTTGTTgttctaataattgattaGCTCTCAAAGCAGAATAAAATGTAAAGGAGATACCTCTAGAGATGAAATACTTAGCCCAAGCAATTCTTTGTTTACGAGTTAATAGGTCTGCTTTGTTTACTAGCAATAAGTTTTGCTTTCTTTCATCAGTTTCTTTAACATATCTTTCTAAATCAACTGATCTAAATAACAATGGATCTCTAGCATCAACAATTTGAACAACAAGATCTGATCTTTCAACGACTCTCCATAATTGTTTCCAAACTTcaatatttctttcaaatgGAGTCAGTAGTAAATCTTCATTTGATTCTTGTAATTGTGCTAATTTTCTTCTCCATTGCAAAAATGCTTCTTTTTCCTCTTTCTGTAATTCATATTTAGTTGTAGTTTCATCCCAATAAGGTCTTCTTGGAACAATAAGATCCTTAGCGAGTGTTCTTTGTTTACTATCTAAAGCTTCACGTCTTTCATTTGTCAAACTAAAACCTTTACTAACTGCATCATCCACCCCATTTTCTAATCTGATAATTTTAACGTTACTATGTCTATCTGCGGTAAAATCTTTGTCAGCCAATTCAGCAGTACTTAAAAAATCATCTAAGGCATTTTCTTGAGTGACAGAACGTAATTTAACCCAATTAGCTTCATGCTTATCTGTAGTAAATCTCATTTCACCATCTGGCAGATATTCAATGGCATTTTCCTTCTGACGAGCTGATCTGATGGCTCTTCCTAAGCCTAGaggatttttatttttctttgaatgGGCTTTGGACCCTTTGGAGCCTTCCATTTCTTAGGAGCTTGTTTTGGAGGCATTTTGACTTGGAGTTTTTGT
This DNA window, taken from Henningerozyma blattae CBS 6284 chromosome 3, complete genome, encodes the following:
- the LSG1 gene encoding ribosome biogenesis GTPase LSG1 (similar to Saccharomyces cerevisiae LSG1 (YGL099W); ancestral locus Anc_6.163), translating into MEGSKGSKAHSKKNKNPLGLGRAIRSARQKENAIEYLPDGEMRFTTDKHEANWVKLRSVTQENALDDFLSTAELADKDFTADRHSNVKIIRLENGVDDAVSKGFSLTNERREALDSKQRTLAKDLIVPRRPYWDETTTKYELQKEEKEAFLQWRRKLAQLQESNEDLLLTPFERNIEVWKQLWRVVERSDLVVQIVDARDPLLFRSVDLERYVKETDERKQNLLLVNKADLLTRKQRIAWAKYFISRGISFTFYSALRANQLLEQQKEAGEEYKPGQILEVEEEIDEANEKNLDSEILEKIKILSIDQLEDLFLSKAPKESLTTPLPGQESIIQIGLVGYPNVGKSSTINSLVGSKKVSVSSTPGKTKHFQTIKLSKNVMLCDCPGLVFPNFAYNKGELVCNGVLPIDQLRDYIGPTTLVAERIPKYFLEAVYGIHIQTKSKSEGGNGEIPTAQELLVAYARARGYMTQGFGSADEPRASRYILKDYVNGKLLYINPPPHLEDDTPYTIEERREFNKELYTFDRLPETRREQLKDAAKHKGIDELDLARDLKKLTFSAHTGGEDGKEAKSVTHGGKQAALFNAADDLDREFFQMTNIKGQLTTPFHNNQLDNSAGKKHNKKNKKSKKKALMYTT